The following coding sequences lie in one Fusarium poae strain DAOMC 252244 chromosome 1, whole genome shotgun sequence genomic window:
- a CDS encoding hypothetical protein (SECRETED:SignalP(1-21)), which yields MFGGITTKALLIAGLALSAIAAPNKNEKRHWVGSWASMPQEVEPANLAPAPFGGPDAAAQFLNTTLRQTFHMSIGAEKIRIRFSNIFGKTDLPIDAATIALPVGGKAGVGEIDTKTAKTLKFNGKKSVSVPAGKIVYSDPIDFKLKPLSNLALSVYTEKGQAGNTITGHPGSRTTSWMQKGNLVNAASVSGGSTKHWYFANGVDAWAPADHFAVVLLGDSITDGRGSTDDTNDRWSDALAAHLQASGLKNVAVNNMAAGGNAILQGGLGPPLLTRYKRDALEQPGAKFVVIFEGVNDIGPSATDAATQKKIKDGLIAAYQQIAGDIKKAGMTSIGATITQMLGNQYYAPEREVTRVAINEWILSNGTFDHTVDFASLIGQGDKLLPQYDSGDGLHPNPAAYKLMGTKFPIKFFKK from the exons GCTCTGCTTATAGCCGGTCTGGCTTTGTCAGCCATTGCCGCACCGAACAAGAATGAGAAGCGCCATTGGGTTGGCTCATGGGCGTCTATGCCCCAGGAAGTTGAGCCTGCCAATCTTGCACCAGCTCCATTT GGAGGACCAgatgctgctgctcaatTCTTGAACACTACGCTTCGTCAGACATTCCACATGTCCATTGGCGCCGAGAAAATTCGCATTCGCTTCTCTAACATCTTTGGAAAGACGGATCTGCCCATTGACGCAGCTACCATCGCTCTACCCGTTGGTGGAAAGGCTGGGGTTGGTGAAATCGATACCAAGACCGCCAAAACGCTCAAGTTCAACGGAAAGAAGTCCGTATCTGTACCTGCAGGAAAGATCGTCTACTCTGATCCAATCGACTTTAAGCTGAAGCCCCTTTCCAACCTTGCTTTGTCTGTCTATACCGAGAAAGGACAGGCTGGAAATACTATCACTGGACACCCTGGTAGCAGAACGACTTCCTGGATGCAGAAGGGCAACCTTGTCAATGCTGCTTCTGTTTCCGGAGGAAGTACTAAGCATTGGTACTTTGCCAACGGTGTTGATGCTTGGGCTCCTGCAGATCACTTTGCTGTTGTTCTCCTAGGTGATAGTATCActgatggacgaggaagcACTGATGACACAAATGATCG TTGGTCTGATGCGCTTGCTGCCCATCTTCAGGCCTCAGGATTGAAGAACGTCGCTGTCAACAACATGGCTGCGGGTGGAAACGCCATCCTCCAAGGTGGTCTTGgtcctcctcttcttacACGCTACAAGCGAGACGCTCTCGAGCAACCTGGCGCCAAATTCGTTGTTATCTTCGAAGGAGTCAATGACATCGGTCCATCCGCCACAGACGCCGCCACtcagaagaagatcaaggatgGTCTCATCGCCGCTTACCAACAAATCGCGGGCGATATCAAGAAGGCTGGCATGACCAGCATCGGAGCTACCATTACTCAGATGCTCGGAAATCAGTACTATGCCCCTGAAAGAGAGGTGACAAGGGTTGCTATCAACGAATGGATTTTGAGTAATGGTACTTTTGACCACACGGTTGACTTTGCTTCGTTGATTGGACAAGGAGATAAGCTGCTTCCTCAATATGATTCTGGGGACGGCTTACATCCTAACCCTGCTGCATACAAATTGATGGGCACCAAGTTTCCCATCAAGTTCTTCAAGAAGTAA
- a CDS encoding hypothetical protein (TransMembrane:12 (i51-78o98-118i130-149o155-177i189-208o228-249i312-330o350-369i376-397o409-432i444-467o479-495i)), with amino-acid sequence MSDEKVSAVAPVAHDTDPSKTHPDVIDHARSAANKEQSMTLMQGIKLYPKAVAWSILISTCIVMEGFDIVLVNNFYAFPQWNKKYGTLQPDGTYQVSAAWQAGLSNGANVGSIIGLFLNGWLSERFGYRYTIIGCLIWLSACITLFFTAQNVQMLLAAEILCGLPWGIFQTICVTYASEVCPIALRGYLTTYVNFCWGLGQEIGIGILRSMIGRTDQWAYRIPYGLQWIWPLPLIVGLWLAPESPWWLVRKGRVADAKKSLLRLTSLNRETDFDADETVAMMVHTTALEEKLTSGSSYVDCFKGVNRRRTEIVCMVWAMQNLSGNSFSNYSTYFLEQAGLSAKHAYSFALGQYAINMIGVFGAWGLMSLGIGRRTLYLYGLCGLCTVLCILGFLGLVPEADREKGALATGSLMIGWAVVYQLTVGSVAYSLVSELPSRRLQIKTVALGRIFYGIVGIVNAVLAPYMLNPTAWDWSNFTGFFWGGICFLCIIYTYFRLPEPNGRTFAELGVLFEKGISARKFATTKVDVFHESVDEHVLDELNKTDQATVETVEKAGGK; translated from the exons ATGTCGGACGAAAAGGTCTCGGCTGTTGCCCCAGTGGCTCACGACACAGACCCCAGCAAGACACATCCCGATGTTATCGACCATGCGCGCTCTGCTGCGAATAAGGAACAAAGTATGACCCTCATGCAGGGCATAAAATTGTATCCCAAGGCTGTCGCATGGAGTATTCTTATTTCTACATGCATTGTCATGGAGGGATTTGACATTGTACTCGTCAACAACTTCT ACGCCTTTCCCCAGTGGAATAAAAAATACGGAACTCTCCAGCCCGACGGAACATACCAAGTGTCAGCAGCATGGCAAGCCGGTCTTAGCAAT GGTGCCAATGTCGGTTCCATCATCGGTCTCTTCCTCAACGGTTGGCTCTCGGAGCGTTTCGGTTACCGATATACCATCATCGGCTGTCTCATCTGGCTCTCGGCCTGCATCACCCTCTTCTTCACCGCCCAAAACGTCCAAATGCTCCTCGCCGCCGAGATCCTCTGTGGTTTGCCATGGGGTATCTTCCAGACCATCTGCGTCACCTACGCCTCCGAAGTTTGCCCCATCGCTCTACGAGGTTATCTCACCACATATGTCAACTTCTGCTGGGGTCTGGGACAAGAGATTGGTATCGGAATATTGCGATCCATGATCGGACGAACCGATCAGTGGGCTTACAGAATCCCTTACGGTCTGCAGTGGATCTGGCCTCTTCCTTTGATCGTTGGACTCTGGCTTGCGCCCGAGAGTCCTTGGTGGCTTGTTCGCAAGGGTCGTGTTGCAGATGCCAAGAAGAGTCTTTTGAGACTGACTAGCCTCAACCGCGAGACGGATTTTGACGCAGACGAGACCGTGGCTATGATGGTGCACACAACTGCCCTCGAGGAGAAGCTCACTAGCGGAAGCTCATATGTCGACTGTTTCAAGGGTGTCAACCGTCGTCGAACAGAAATTGTCTGTATGGTTTGGGCTATGCAGAATCTCAGCGGAAACTCGTTTTCCAACTACTCTACCTACTTCCTCGAACAAGCCGGTCTGTCCGCTAAGCACGCTTATTCTTTCGCTCTTGGACAATATGCCATCAACATGATTGGTGTGTTTGGTGCTTGGGGATTGATGAGTCTTGGAATTGGTCGCCGTACTCTCTACCTCTATGGATTGTGCGGTCTCTGCACTGTCCTTTGCATTCTCGGcttccttggtcttgtccCCGAGGCTGACCGTGAGAAGGGCGCCCTTGCAACTGGAAGTCTCATGATTGGATGGGCTGTTGTTTATCAGCTTACTGTTGGTTCCGTGGCCTACTCTCTCGTCAGTGAGCTTCCTTCTCGAAGACTTCAGATCAAGACCGTCGCTCTTGGCCGTATCTTCTA TGGTATTGTCGGTATTGTTAATGCTGTTCTGGCTCCTTACATGCTCAACCCCACTGCTTGGGACTGGAGCAACTTTACCGGTTTCTTCTGG GGTGGTATCTGCTTCCTTTGCATTATCTACACCTACTTCCGCCTTCCCGAACCCAACGGCCGTACCTTTGCCGAGCTTGGTGTTTTATTCGAGAAGGGTATCAGCGCTCGCAAGTTCGCCACCACCAAGGTCGACGTCTTCCACGAGTCTGTTGATGAGCATGTCCTTGATGAGCTCAACAAGACCGACCAAGCCACAGTTGAGACGGTAGAGAAGGCTGGCGGCAAATAG